One genomic window of Polyangium aurulentum includes the following:
- a CDS encoding STAS domain-containing protein translates to MEHTAPGQNVDERTRTIEALERENAELRRRVAELEVPARRFQALFDGGIVSVQILDAAGRVVEVNRRWEQLWGVRLEDLAGWSVRTDSQLAANGFLPLVERAFAQGEATALPTLRFDPVKAEPVHKGIARWVATSLHPIKDAAGNVCEVFQIHVDVGEIKQSEDELRLETERLEAAVAERTAELEEHLRMSKEQQRAIAALSTPVLRLWKGILALPLIGRIDADRAARILDVLLQSIVEMRAEHVILDVTGVPFVDAEGARHLRDTVRAASLLGAQCIIVGVSSTMAQTLVDNDLGLEDVPTFATLQDGLRRFMSRRSDGR, encoded by the coding sequence TTGGAGCACACCGCCCCCGGACAGAACGTGGACGAACGGACAAGGACAATCGAGGCGCTCGAACGCGAAAACGCGGAGCTGCGGCGGCGCGTCGCCGAGCTCGAGGTCCCGGCGCGCCGCTTCCAGGCGCTTTTCGATGGGGGCATCGTGAGCGTTCAGATTCTCGATGCTGCGGGCCGCGTCGTGGAGGTGAACCGGCGATGGGAGCAGCTCTGGGGGGTGCGCCTCGAAGATCTCGCCGGTTGGAGCGTGCGCACCGACTCCCAGCTGGCCGCGAATGGGTTCCTGCCTCTCGTCGAGCGGGCTTTCGCCCAAGGGGAGGCGACAGCGCTCCCCACCCTCCGCTTCGATCCGGTCAAGGCCGAGCCGGTCCACAAAGGAATCGCCCGATGGGTCGCGACGTCACTGCACCCGATCAAGGACGCGGCGGGTAACGTGTGCGAGGTGTTCCAGATCCACGTCGATGTCGGCGAGATCAAGCAGAGCGAGGACGAGCTGCGGCTCGAAACCGAGCGGCTCGAGGCGGCCGTCGCCGAGCGGACCGCAGAGCTCGAGGAGCATCTCCGCATGAGCAAGGAGCAGCAGCGCGCCATCGCCGCGCTCTCCACGCCCGTGCTCAGGCTCTGGAAGGGCATTCTCGCCCTGCCGCTCATCGGCCGCATCGACGCGGATAGAGCCGCCCGCATTCTCGACGTGCTGCTCCAGTCGATCGTCGAGATGCGCGCCGAGCACGTCATTCTCGACGTCACCGGCGTGCCTTTCGTCGACGCCGAGGGGGCACGCCATTTGCGCGACACCGTGCGCGCGGCCTCGCTCCTGGGCGCGCAATGCATCATCGTCGGCGTCTCGTCCACCATGGCGCAGACGCTCGTCGACAACGATCTCGGCTTGGAGGACGTCCCCACCTTCGCCACCCTCCAGGACGGATTGCGGCGCTTCATGTCGCGCCGCAGCGACGGCCGATGA
- a CDS encoding STAS domain-containing protein produces MDDKKKTYEELEREVKALRKRVAELEIPARRYQALFDGGVVSMQLMDRDSRTLEVNRRYEQLWRLRLEDLEHFRLRTDAQVAASGMMPLIERAFEEGQATPLPTIRYDPVAADTVQKGVAHWVASSLHPIKDAAGELIEVLHIHMDVGEIKQSEDELRLETERLEAAVAERTAELEAQLHVSEEQQRAIAALSTPVLRIWRGILALPLIGRIDADRAARILDVLLQSIVDTRAEHVILDVTGVPFVDAEGARHLRDTVRAASLLGAQCIIVGISSTMAQTLIDNDLAFEDVPTFATLQDGLRRFLSRRNTGR; encoded by the coding sequence TTGGACGATAAGAAAAAAACGTACGAGGAGCTAGAGCGCGAGGTAAAGGCGCTGCGGAAGCGCGTCGCCGAGCTCGAGATCCCGGCGCGCCGCTACCAGGCTCTGTTCGACGGGGGCGTGGTGAGCATGCAGCTCATGGATCGCGACAGCCGCACCCTCGAGGTGAACCGCCGCTATGAGCAGCTCTGGCGCCTGCGGCTCGAGGACCTCGAGCATTTCAGATTGCGCACGGACGCCCAGGTCGCCGCGAGCGGGATGATGCCCCTCATCGAGCGAGCTTTCGAGGAGGGCCAGGCGACGCCGTTGCCCACCATCCGGTATGATCCGGTCGCGGCCGATACGGTCCAGAAGGGAGTGGCCCACTGGGTCGCCTCCTCGCTCCACCCCATCAAAGACGCGGCGGGCGAGCTGATCGAGGTGCTCCACATTCACATGGACGTCGGCGAGATCAAGCAGAGCGAGGACGAGCTGCGGCTCGAAACCGAGCGGCTCGAGGCGGCCGTCGCCGAGCGGACCGCAGAGCTCGAGGCGCAGCTTCACGTGAGCGAGGAGCAGCAGCGCGCCATTGCCGCGCTCTCGACGCCCGTGCTCCGCATCTGGAGGGGCATTCTCGCCCTGCCGCTCATCGGCCGCATCGACGCCGACAGAGCCGCCCGCATCCTCGACGTGCTGCTCCAGTCCATCGTCGACACGCGCGCCGAGCATGTCATTCTCGACGTCACCGGCGTGCCTTTCGTCGATGCCGAGGGGGCGCGACACCTGCGCGACACCGTGCGCGCGGCCTCGCTCCTGGGCGCCCAATGCATCATCGTCGGCATCTCGTCCACCATGGCGCAGACGCTCATCGACAATGACCTCGCCTTCGAGGACGTCCCCACCTTCGCCACCCTCCAGGACGGATTACGGCGCTTTCTGTCGCGCCGCAACACCGGCCGATGA